In Serinus canaria isolate serCan28SL12 chromosome 4, serCan2020, whole genome shotgun sequence, the sequence ACGGGGATTTGCCGGCgagctcctgagctgtgcttcCCGAGAAAATGCGTTCgggagggatggggatgagCATTGGGATGCTGGGGAcgctctttcttctccttcacgGGCCCAAATGGTGGAAGGAAGCCTTTGGGGTCGGGGGGCGGGCTTTTCCCAGCGCCCCGGCCAAACCCAAGGCTGTTCCCACGACCATCCCTCTCCAAAGCTCCGACGCCAGCCAGGCTTGgcacaagaaacagaaaagatttCCCTGGACTCTGGTCCCACGTCCCTCAGGCTGCTCCCAGACGGCCCCTGAGCATCTTTCAGATGCTTTCTACAGCATTTTTGTCcccactgaaataattttttttcaaaaaagaaaaaaaaaaaagtgtgtgtatatatatgtatagatatctctctatatatatctaACTTGGGAGGAAACACCCAGCACGATTTAAATTTGCTCCAAGCTCATTCTTCAGGACTAAATGACAGCCAGGACGTCACTGGCCAGGAGTGAAATAAGTCTGGGCTTTGCCTGGCCACGTAATGAAAGAGCGGCGTCTCGCACAAGGAAGTTTTATCCTGTTATTACTCCTTCCTCTGGATGGAAATTGGAACCTGTTTTGCTTTCCTGACCtggtgcccagccccaggcccgctctcccttcctgcagttccccctgtgccccagctgggACATCTCTCAGTACCTTTTAGAAGCAGGTCTTGGTTCTGAGTGCTCCTTGgtgcaggctctgggctggaagAGCTGCTTGTTGGGCTCTCAGAGCCTCATGGGCTCTTGGATTCTGCCACTGAGGAAGCAAATCTCCAAGCACTCTGCTCCCCCAGGAGCTGAACGacgggggggggggtgggtaattatcccctctcccagcccaaaTGAGCAATCAGCCTCTAATACCAGAGGATGCTCCAAAATTCCTCAGCCAAGCCCTGTTGCTTGTGCccctgggaggggctggaatggggcTGATGAATGTTGGAAGCTGCACCTGGAAGCACTAATTAGCAGCCAGCCAGGAAAATTATGGAACTGGGGAGTTGTcacctgggcagagctgcttcttGCAAAACTCCTGGCTGGCACCAGAGCCATATCGGAGACATGGGAAAAAAGTATTGtgaggtgtccccagcaggcaggtccatctgccagctcccagccccaggagacaGCAAAGAGCATCCCATGGGATGCCTtattccccttccccagggaaagcagcacagcataACACCTGTTGGCATGTTTCAAGAATATAACTTGAAATACTTAACGTATTTGTGATTTTAACAAGCAAGGCATCATTTTAGAAGGAGCTGgtgctgtcagctgctgctttccacccCAGGCCCGCATCAGGTACCTCTGGCTGTACAGGCTGACTGGTGTTTTGCCACtctcaggaggaaaacaagcaCCTAAAAGTTCCTCTTCACCTCCCTTTTCTGCTATAATTTCATTGCAGCATCAGCATCAAGGGCTTAAGAGCTGAATAACTGAGCAACACTTAGTTGTTTGGAGGGGAATCACCACCTTTTCCTTGGCTGGAGCCTGGGTTTGTGGTGCCCCCAGCAGTCCTCACCTCTGGGCTGGGATCATGGGGCAGGGAAGAACTTGGACACCCACcccagaaaaggaaggagggagcatGCAGCATGCAGGGAGCCgtgtgaattttttttaaaaaaagctattttcagctgggaagagcagagactgcagggtgctggagcttccctcctgcctcctcaaGGGgagcctgcccacagcagcattCCTCAGGCTCTGGAGGGTGTGCAGGCCTTGTGGCTgggacagatggacagatggacagagggatttctgctgtgcagctgtttcTCTGAGCTACAGAAAGCCTCAGAGCAATTAGAGCTCAGGCACTTAACGAGCATGCAGCAGAATAAAACTAATCATGCAGGAAGCCAGCCCGGCCTGCCAGTAAATCAGAGCAACTGCACATTTATTGGATCTGATGGCCCTGGCTGCTTCTCACGGGCAGGGAAGAGCTCTGCCTCTCACCTGGTGGTGTTTCTGCCTTCTGGCTTTCTCCCTTGGCGTCCTCCTCCTCTCAGAAATGGTTTCACACcatggccagcagcccctggtgctgaaaacagaggggacagagcagcaagGAGTGGAGCAGCACATCAGgcaggggtgctgctgctgctggcactggggtcACCAGCActcacaggcactgctggagcttTGCTGCACACCTCCAGCTGGAGATGCCCCCAGGAGTCACCATTTCCCACCACTGATCCAGCTGGGTGCTCCCTCTGTGATGGCAGGAAAACCTCAGAGCCCCCAGAACGGCTCCCAGACCTCCCCATCACCCGTGTTTCTTGGGGATAACGAGGCAAGAGCCCACAGCAGTGCcccagaagaagaaagacaCGAGTCAAAGGCCCAGAGCAACCCCCACATCCTCTGAGCTCCTGCCCCCACACCGGCACAGAGCTCagtcacagccctgggcactccaCTTGGAGCCCCCAGCCAGGGAGAAGAGAACATCCCCAGATCCCAAACtgcatggggacagggaaggtgaggcagtgcagggctgaacagctggaaaaactCGTTGAACCCAAAGCAAAAACCAGTTTGGCTCAGCCTTAGCTGCTGTAAGGAGAGCTTTTGCCATCCACAGCCAGATGCTGCTGGCTTTACAGCAAAGAAGTACAATGAAAATTATACCTGAGCATTAACAAGGGGGAGGGGAACTGCCAAAAACCAGCACAAGTTATGGGAATCCCCAGCCACAGAACCCCAAGCCGAGCCAAGGAGGTCACGGGCAGGAAATCCTTACTTGTATTTACATCTAGATTGTTTTACTGCTCTGCATCACTTGACCTGGTTACAACCCAAGCCACACTCAGGGGACTCAGGGCTGTTCTGTCATCAGCATttggtgaggagcagcaggacacaggaccAGcaaaaggtggttttttttgctcACTGTTGTGATTAAAGCCAGGTTTCTACAGAGCTTTGCTGCAAAGAGCAGCGATGCTCACCCATGGTCTTGGCTACTTGTGTTCTTTGGGTGTTTGCCAGCTGCTAAACTGGCCCAGCAAGTGGcacccaggctggctgcagcagtgtgtgtccagcagctctccctgctgccctgctgctgctgctgtatttcttgttcagagcagctgctgagattCCTTGTGGAAGGGCAGGCAGAACAAACAATCCCCATGTTATGGAAACTTCCATTATCCCTTTGGCCttggctgctgggggagcatccctggctgcagctggggcttggGGGCTGTGGTTAattggggctgctcctgggggtctCCTGTGGCCGTGTCAGAGGCCAcgagctctgcagggagcctgGCTAAAAGCTCCATCTCTGCCTTATCAGTGGCTGTTTGTTTGCTGCTCCGGCCTGATGTCATTCACTCGGGCTGGAGACCTTCTCTGGTGGCTTTTAGGCTGCCTTTCAGCTGGCAGAGCAATTCAGGATCCGCTGCAATGGCTTTTGGAGTGCCTGGGAAGTGCATCCTGGAGAGGCTGCCAGCCCAGGTCAAGGAGCTCTTTCCCAAGAGGAGCATGAGCACCACTCAGCCCCTGCGAGGGCAAGACCTGCTCCTCTGTgtgccttccaggagccaggagagcatcgtggcagcaggagagagagataATTCACCAGGCTCATCCCTCAGTTTGGCACATGATTAGGACTGATATTACCCTAAGAATATCCCCTAAGAATATTCCCTTCCTCTTAGAATATCCCCTTCCCCTAAGAGCAGGATATTTGAATGACAcagctttggggttttccttccctggctgtTTTCTGTATTCTGTAGTGAGAAAATCCTAGGAAAAGGACTTTGCAAAGCTGCTGTGGGGCACTTTGTGGCACTGTGGGGCACAGTGTgacactgctgctttcctgggcGGTCACCTCATCCCGGCCGGCCCCTGCCTCGctccctgctgcattccagcagGGTGGTCGACAGCCCCAAGTGAATTAGAGGAGCAAAttcctcagggctgagctgtgctgggcatcCTTTGGGAGCTGACATCCCTCAGTCCCTCTGCCAGCCCGAGCTGGAGGTGTTTCAGCCTCCCAAGCCACGTGGTCCTGCGTGAAGTGCTGTGGTGTCTGGTTTGTCCCttgtcccccagcagcagctcctgcagaccAGGTGTTGGGGAAACCAAGGAGAGCTCTGCTTGgcctttgttttccctttggatTTCCCTTTCAGATGCTTTGGTGAGAGGACAGGATGTGCACACAAGGCTGCCCACCAGCTGGGTGCAGGGACATGGATGGGGACACGCCGAGCACCAGCCAAGGGGACTTTCAGCCCTTTTGTTCCTCAATCCTAACCCCATTCAGAAGCAGCCTGTGTTGCCTCTAGGATCATGGCAGGGCTTTCCCAGGGTTATCTCCCCTGGGTGAGACCCCAGGGGCAGTGGCTGGGTCCCAGATCCCCCATGGAGGAGCCAGgggacagcccagcactggcactgctgctcgtagggagaggcaggggagaccagggctgagctgagcttcCTTGCTCTCCTGGGAAGAGTCCCTGTGACTTGTGAcctccctggctgggagctctcagccagcagccaaaGATTGTTCCTGCCTCCAGTTCTGGCTCAGCCTCCGAATTTATGCCCCTCAGATGTTATCGGAAAGTTCCTGACTCATCCcggccagcagcactgccagctctgctctgcctccaaaGTTCAGGCAGATCATGGGAGCTCTGCTGACCCCGAGCACTTGGGGACATCAGGGTGGCTTTGCAGGGAGGTGGAAAGCTGCCTGTGTCCCTGAGGGACCGGGAGCATCTGCACATCCAGAGGTAACAAACccctggggtgctgggaggatcctgcctgctgggctgcagaggctggctgggacctgctggagaAACCTGAAAGGTCCAGGTGGGAAAATACTGGAATACAGATGGATTCTGAACCATGTGCTGTGAAGGGTCCTTGGCCCAGGCCTCCCTGCAGTGACCGGATTCCAGCTTGTcattcccctcctcctccctgtgccacgGCTTGTGTCCTTGGCCTGAGGAGGGTGACAGCTCAGGGCCATCTCCCAGGGCTTGtcctcaggagagcagagcagccacgGCCTCAGTCCCACCTCCAAGACCTCTTTCCTTGGGAAAATGGGGTCCTTCCACATGGACATCCAAAAAAAGCCATTCTGGCTGCAGGAACGAGTCCCTGCTCACCAGTGCCAGACCCCATTGTTcctgcaggcaggcactgcATGTTTCTGTGCTCCCCACTCCTGATTAGTTCATTGCAGCTGGagtgagctcctgctctgcccagggctgggctcggGATGCTCTCTCTGGGGGGTGGAACTAAATGAATACATGGAATTAAAATGCCTCTCCACGTCACGCAGTGCTGGCAcactcttccctcctcccagccacaCTGAGGGGGCCAGTGCTGGACCAGTGCTGAGTTTTCCCCCTctggaaaggggggaaaaagccccAGCAGTCAGCtggtggggacagagggaggaaTGACTCATCTTGGTGCTAAGAAATGGAGACAAATGAATGAATGCACAAGGAAACggggggagaggagaaagagatgTCTTGTGTTATCActcccagctgcacaggggctgctctgaggaggagctgcttccccctgctgctggcaggagatgctgggggGGACTGGGGTGATGGGGGTATCCCaaactggggggaaaatggGGCTGATTTATGCCAGGACAGCTGGTCTGCTTTGAACCCCACCTCTAGATACACAGCTTTATTTCCCCTCTCTTCATTTTAGACGGCTCTCCCCATCCTAAAACTTATTTCCAGCTGAATTCCCAAGCCCTTCAGTGCTCTCCCAAGCACCAGCTTGCCCCAAGGATTGCTCTGTCACTAACACTTCTTTGTCTCACTCCTAGGACTGGGCCATGactccccagagccaccccttatccccatcCACCCCCCCTTGCTCTGGGAGGGTGTCCCAGTGAAGCCAGACTCCGGGGATGGCCCCACACcggctccagcccagccccagccacccTTGTCCACAGGACCCTCCGGAGCTGGGACGTCCTCCAGGCCCCTGGAGGGGGATGGCCACAATGCCAGCACCCCGGTGGCAGCgctgtcccctgctcctgtccccgTGGGCTCCACGGCCACAGCAGAAGGTGCCTCTGTGGTCTCCAGCCCCAGCTCGGTGCCAGCCACCCCGGAGGCTCCCCGGACAGCAaaccctgccagcctggcaagAAGCACCCTGGATTTgggggcagctgccagccccacagacctggctgtgccatcacctgccccctcccttcccagcagccagcccagctcacctCCCAGGACGGGCCCGTCCCCCACACCCGTCCTCCTCAGCCCGGCCGCCACCCAGCCACCGCTGCTGGCCAAGgatgtcccctccctggggacgCTGGCCATGGCACCGAGCCTGGCCATGGAGCCAACATCCCCCCCAGTGACTGTGATGAGCCCCACGGAAGCCCAGGCCACGGCCTCGGAGAAAACCACCGGGGTCACCGTGGAGGAGGTCCCGCGTGCCCTGAGTGCAGGTGAGCTCCGCGTGTGCACACAGAGTGGCAGGGCCCTCAGGTAGGAGGGGCAGAGCCccaaagaggaagggaagaggtgCTCAGCCTCCTCAGAGCATCCCTCTGCGAAATTCCTGGAGGAGCCCATGTCATCTGATGCACTGGCAGAGCCCGGGAGCAGTGGGTAACAAATCTCGGTTGCCTGGAGATGTGAATCAAATCCTCAGCTCTAAATTTGGCTTGAAACACTTGAGGATGAGAGGAAACAAACGGCTGGATGGTGGGTGCAGCCCGAGTTAGGATGGTGTAGGTTTTAGTTTACCCTCCTGGAGCCCTCGGGAAGCTGACACGAGCTTGTCCCCATCCCCTTGTGCAAGCATGGGGAGCTTACAAGTGCTCCACGTGGCTGGAAAAGGGGAGACCTGGAGCATTTCCTAGCCCTGGCTCAGCACTGGGTGCTGCCTAGTGCTGGGAACAGCATCAAAGAGTGACTCCACAGTGCCCAAGCTGTGTTTCATCCTACATATACCTGCTCTGCACTTATGGCAAGGGGATCATTGCCAAGATAAAGGGGGGCCCGGCATCCCCTTTGGGAAGCAGTGAGGGAATATTCCCCCCATCAGAGACGGTGTgggtgagctgggagcagctggggagtgGGATGTGTGCCATGGAGACTCAGGGGGCTGaaccctgagccctgccctTTCTGGTGTTTGATGCACAGGCAGCATCGTGGCCATAACCGTGACGGTCATcgtggtggtggtgctggtgtTCGGGGCAGCTGCCTACCTCAAGATCAGGTAAGGCTGGTTTTGGGGGGCCTCCCTCCCTGAGGCTCCCTCTTATCATCGCCAGGATGATGCCAGGTGACTTCCACCTGCCAGGAAGTGCCAGGAAGATGCTGTCCCTAGGGGTGGCAGGGCAATCTGCAGCCtctggtgccagcagggctcCGTTTCTCACCACCCCTGTACTGGAAAGCAGAGTTTGCATCCCTCATTTTGCAACAGCCCTGCTCAAatgccagggatgctgctcagCATAGTCATATCCAGTAATTATCCCTTGGGAAAGCTGGGACaataaacagcagcacagcccagcgCTGAGCATCCCTAATGAGCCTTTGCTGACAGCTGAGATGAGCAAAGGTCTGGTTTTAATTCCCTGGCCAGGCTCATTCAATGGGGGCAAAATGAAATCTGGGCTTCTCTTCACTTCTCCTGGTCCTTCCTCTTAAAATACCCCAAAGCTTGACCTCGGGAGCCTTTGCATGAATATCTCTTCATGCCACAGCAAAATAAGCAACAAATCCTCCAAGTAACCTCAGGTTTGCTCTCCCTGGCAGGCACTCCTCCTACGGGAGGCTTCTGGACGACCACGACTACGGCTCCTGGGGCAACTACAACAACCCCTTGTACGACGATTCCTAGCAGGGAGGAggccaaaaaccccaaaaacccttaatttataaattagcgcttctgcagcagagcatCCGCTGTCGAGGAGATGCCGGGCACGGAGCCCCTGCCTCGGGCAGGATGACCACggggctgctggagggcagcaaCTGGAGGGCAGTGCTGACAATAAACCTCAATTTTGGCCTTGGAGCAGGAAACCAGGTGGTGGGGCAGGCCAGCCACTTGTTGGAGATCAGGGAAGCCAAATTCCTCagggggaagggctggggaggtggagggagaggatggaggTTCAGCCAGTGCTGTGGCATccttggaaatgctgctgccctgtgatCTGGGGGGGGAGTGGGGGGCTGCTGAGCCAGAGCCAGCAGTATGCCGGGGTCTCCTGTGCTTTCACGTGTCCCTTTCCCTAAAATCACTTCCCTGTGTTGCCCTGCTACGAAATCCTTTGCCTTGTCTCCCCAGGAACCATGAACAGCTATGGGGCTGCTCAGTCACTGCTCCCTTTAATTTCCTGGAGGTGCTTCCACGCAGAAGTTCCTAATTTAAGTTTTTCCATTGAATTGTGGGGGGTTTGGTCCCAAAAGCAGCCCGGGAGCCCACGGGAAGATGCACTGACCATCCATTTCATACACGTGGCTGCTCGCTCCACAGCTTTGTTTCCATTCCTCAAAAAAAACTTGGCTGCTAAAATACAGCAGAGTGTTCTTTTCATCCCCAACTTGTGTTCAGCTTCTAGTGTGGGAAGGCTGGGGGTGGCTGATGGCAGAGCTGGTTTGGGAAGGGGATGCtcagcagcttctccctctgGCTAAATTCCCTGGCAGTGGAAAGCAAAGCCCTCAGTCCTTGGtgagaacaagaaaataaacctgTGACTGGTTGTTGCActtcccagccacagccagcctggaaaactgttggggctgggagcaTACACAGGGAAGCACAGGCTCTGAAGATGCTTAGGATGAGCAAAGttctttttcacctttttggCACCCAAGAATCAGTACATTAGGCTACCTTGGCTAAGAAAAGCCACAAACTGAATTAAAAACCAATCACCCTTCTTCTCTGGAAATAAactgggtgctgtgctgctgctgccaaacaGAGGGAATAAAGGTGGAGGAAAAGCCATCCCCTTCTATTAAAAGTATATAACCCCAAGGGaataaattccttttccatGAAGGAGGACAGAAATGGGCTGTCAGCTTTCCTGCTCAACCCTGTGCCTGGGTCCTCAAAATGAACTGCTCTCTCTTGCCCTACAATGCAAGGAAGAAGCTGTAGGTATTTTTGGGAATATCCTGGGATGAAAACAGATTCCTCACCTTTCTGGGACCAGGCACTAGCCTCGGGGACATGGATGATATGGACATGGATGGTGTGTTTCCATCTGCAGGACTGTTTGGCAGCAGGAGtcaaggcacagagcagcctaGGGAATAAGAGATGCGTTTGCCAAGTGGAAAAAGCACTTCATTCCGGGGGGAAATGCCCTCAGAGGGAGGATGCCTGTGTTCCAGGCAATGCCTTCCAACACCCCTCTCACATTCCCATCTCAGACCCTCTGGCTTATTGAGGGGTTTCTGTCCCACACCAGTATagcaggggaaaagggggaaaagcaaCCAGGACATGCCCTAAAAAAggcccttttccttctcttttaaaaacCAACAGGGTTAACCCTGCCACCAACTTGTTTCATTTGCAGAACCAGccaattcccatttttcccaaaGGCTCCCACAACCCTGGCTcaattccagctcctcccatctccctcacctccctcccccGCCCCCCTCTGGCTCCGTTTCATCTCAGAGCTATTTTATTTATACAGAGAGAGGAATAGCTGGCATAGCTCCGTGGTGTGGAACATCCCATCCCCCGAGCCCGAGCCCGCCGGGGTGGATGCAATCCCGCCCTGGCTCTCCCACCCTGCCCTCACCGCTGGGAGCTTCATCCCAGACTCCCTCTGGCCTCCCTAATGATGCTCTTGTTTGGTGAATATTCCCATGCATCAGCCACCTTTCCAAGCCTGAGTTACCAGAGTGAGTAGCTCCAGGTTGCAGGTGTCAGAAGCCAACTCCAGCCGGGACCACGAAGGAGCAAATCCAAGGGCACCGCCCCGTTTCCAGCATGGaggtcccagcacagccctgggctgagccctgcagagacaGATGCTGCCCTTCTGAGGTATAAatagcacagcacaggagcctCTCCCTCACTTCCAGctggaaatttaaaaacagattcccttcagctgggcaggggggagaCAGCCCCAGGAGGGGGTGGCTGAACCAGAGGTTTAACACGGAACACCCCCACTTCCACCCCAAATGATGCTATTGGAGCAAGCCAAAACCACACCAGAGGcaccaaaccagcccaaaacTGGGGATGCCAATCagctgagccccccagccctgcactgttCCACTTGCTGCCTCCCTGAGTCCCTCTCCATGTTCTGCAGAGCTCGGCAGTCTCTGCCTTTATTAATAGCTCCCTGACCTCGTGTGCGGCCCCTGAGCCTGCTGAactccacttttttttcccacaaagcAGCACTAATCCCTTCTGCTCCTGATTCTGGCCTGGAGGGGTGAGCAAGGCAGGATTCCAGGTGCCAGGGAGTGAGGGAGCTCGAGCTGCtgtttccatccctggatcATCCCAGTGCCCTGACCCAGCATCCTTCCTGCTCCCATTGGCTGCACCTCCATGGACAGGGCAGCAAAACTCCATACAGCACCTCCCATCCCATAAAGCAGCCCCTTGCCTGCCTTATCCCCCCTCCATTGCCCTTTATCCCCTGAAAATGCCattccttttcctgccctgccatTTATTCCCTGGCAAAGGGAGTTAAGGGCTCAGTGCCAAGATAAACACACCAAACAGCGGTTCAGCATTCCCTCAGCATTCCCACTCCCTCGTGCACTTTCCAGAGGCAAACACCAAAAATAGGGGAGCAAAAGGTCAAAATCACCTGGATCCTGCACCATGAACAATTTTCCTTCCCAACACCAAAGCTCAGCTCAAgtaagaattttctttcagcCTCCTCTTGTGGCTGGAACCCAAACAAGAATATTTCCAATTAATAACTGAAATTAGCTTCCCATTTAACAGCAAACCTGCTTGGTTGTGGACTTGACCAGCACCGTTTTACCATTAGCAACACACTCCAAGGATATCTGGCCAGAGTTTTCTGGGATGACAACTCCTGCAGGCTGGTGGGAGCCCCACTGGCACTTGCAGGCTTTCCTGGGAGCAGGTTTCCAGCCAGGAGTCACCAGGTGCCaaccaaagcagcagggagTCTTGCTTGTaccacagaacaaaaatatgaaaacacaggagcttgtaaaaaataaagcacttaTTTTCCTGACAGTGTCTTGGGCCTCACACCTCCCCACATCCAACCATTTTTCAGCACTGAATCATGGTTTAAACTCAGCTGGGAATTTCCAGGGAGTACGCATGTGAAAGAAGAGCACATCACGCTCAGTgtcatttgtttattttaatagagacctttttttacatttatttatagcAGTGAGAAAAGTGCTCCAGAAAAAGATACCCCAGTCAAGGCAAGCTACATTAGCTACCATCCAAATCCTAAATATTCCCTACAGGAAACGGGCACTGCTGGATTAAGAAAAGCTCATTTTACAACAGAACAAGTTAAAAATGAGTAGTCAGAACATGAAGAGTACCTAACCCTTTTTTGTATCGTATTACTGTAAAGTACCTGCATGTGAAATTCAGAACATGAAGAGTACCTAACCCTTTTTTGTATCGTATTACTGTAAAGTACCTGCATGTGAAATTCAGAACATGAAGAGTACCTAACCCTTTTTTGTATCGTATTACTGTAAAGTACCTGCATGTGAAATTCACAGAAATCAAGGACTTCCTGCAATATTTAAGACTGCAAAACACCTCAGGCAGGATGTTACACGAAAGAGGGtggagttgggtttttttttccttcaaaaggCAGCTGTTCTCCCCCCAGTGAAGTTCTACCATGAGCAAAGaccaaaatcacagaaaactGGACCCTGGACTGCTTTATTTCAGTGAACATCTCAGGCTCAGCCTGATGTGAAGGATGTGCTGCACTGTAGGTACCTAACCAGCACAATCCAGCTATGCACAAGTCTAAAACCCTGCCCCACCTCAGCCTCTGCCAGTGAACGGTGCAAAACAAGGAAGAAACGGGGGGAAAAGCCACTGCAGCTGGCAAAGGAATCGGAGCAGATGGACGGCAGCAAGTCAGGATGGGTGtccagggggaaaaagggggcTTTGTACCTGGATCTTCCAGCTGctcatcccagcaggcagggaaattCCTTTGTTTCAAGGGAATTCTGTACACACAGGTGGCAGTACATGAAGGGAGCTGAGGATGCCACCCCTGCCCGCTGTCCCTGTGGACACCCATCATTCCCGGGGGGCACACACACCATTCCCAGGGAACACCACATcctcacacacagccctgtggATGCTGGCACTAGCCCCAAAGGCCTCTCAGAGCGACCCATttccccccaga encodes:
- the PARM1 gene encoding prostate androgen-regulated mucin-like protein 1, producing MGCCCRLLFLALLLLPAGLGHDSPEPPLIPIHPPLLWEGVPVKPDSGDGPTPAPAQPQPPLSTGPSGAGTSSRPLEGDGHNASTPVAALSPAPVPVGSTATAEGASVVSSPSSVPATPEAPRTANPASLARSTLDLGAAASPTDLAVPSPAPSLPSSQPSSPPRTGPSPTPVLLSPAATQPPLLAKDVPSLGTLAMAPSLAMEPTSPPVTVMSPTEAQATASEKTTGVTVEEVPRALSAGSIVAITVTVIVVVVLVFGAAAYLKIRHSSYGRLLDDHDYGSWGNYNNPLYDDS